In the genome of Natronorubrum sediminis, one region contains:
- a CDS encoding efflux RND transporter permease subunit, which produces MRGDLATRYANAIVSHSRLVVVLVLLLTAVVATGAAIGESEDGEIGDFETDSEETEALEEIEATYETDDAVVTQIVVRDEGGDVLTRDSLLDGLELQQDVRDDDELNETLDEQGFVSLENIVATGAVFEDRAEDANGAPDTSEPTLEEQIDALESRSDADVEDLLADVLDPNEAEDDEGDAQGPEQGDEGGDPYEFLPTSYEPGETEAESRLVLLFQDDGAGSDDESDAVADAQVEIDGLVDERFDDAFVFGDGVTDEASSSAVGDSFAIITPVALVLVLGVLAVTYRDVVDVLIGLFGISVVMAWLAGIMGWLEIPSSQLLIAVPFLLIGLSIDYALHVVMRYREARAGMLEDSGDDSRTGMRVGLAGVVLALAAATVSTSVGFLSNVVSPLPAIQDFAILSAGGILATFVAFAILVPALKVEVDAFLENRFDRNRAKRPFGASSGAGNRILSWVAAVPRRVPLGVVFVAFLLATGGAYGATTIDTEFNEADFLPEDAPEWAKAMPGPLAPDTYTISDDAAYLGDNFADRGEGGQTQILVTENITDPAALTAMADSTTTDDGVLSDDSTEADDGTIVLRPDGEAAIDGPHSVIDEIASDNETVASELEARDTTGDGLPNEDVTGFYDVLFDADADRASDVLHRVDGEGESDIDDEDGGTDGDEGGGNTEYESARLLVNVQGDASAQDVADDTRDVADEIEDTAPVSAVATGGPVTTAVVQDALLETLVQAFAVTLVVILVFLTGLYWYRHRAPSLGAVTIAPVVAALAWLLGTMALLDVPFNSETAVITSLAIGLGVDYSIHVSERFVAERDERESLEAALTATITGTGGALLGSAATTAAGFGVLALALSPPLQRFGLVTGLSIVFAFIACLTVLPCLLVLRERVHERLGRYRN; this is translated from the coding sequence GTGAGAGGTGACCTCGCAACTCGATACGCGAACGCGATCGTCTCGCACAGCCGACTCGTCGTCGTCCTCGTCTTACTCCTGACGGCCGTCGTTGCCACTGGTGCAGCGATCGGCGAGAGCGAGGACGGTGAGATCGGCGATTTCGAGACGGACTCTGAAGAGACCGAGGCACTCGAGGAAATCGAGGCGACCTACGAGACGGACGACGCCGTGGTCACCCAGATCGTCGTTCGCGACGAGGGTGGTGACGTTCTCACGCGCGACTCACTCCTTGACGGACTCGAGTTACAACAGGACGTGCGAGACGACGACGAACTGAACGAGACACTCGACGAACAGGGCTTCGTCAGCCTCGAGAACATCGTCGCGACGGGTGCCGTCTTCGAGGACCGCGCCGAAGACGCAAACGGCGCGCCCGATACTAGCGAGCCGACGCTCGAGGAACAGATCGACGCGCTCGAGTCTCGTTCCGACGCGGACGTCGAGGACTTGCTCGCCGACGTGCTCGACCCCAACGAGGCTGAAGACGACGAGGGAGACGCACAGGGGCCCGAACAGGGCGACGAAGGCGGCGATCCCTACGAGTTCCTGCCAACCAGCTACGAACCGGGCGAGACCGAGGCCGAGTCGCGACTCGTCCTCCTCTTTCAGGACGACGGGGCGGGGTCGGACGACGAATCCGATGCCGTCGCCGACGCACAGGTCGAAATCGACGGCCTCGTCGACGAGCGCTTCGACGACGCGTTCGTCTTCGGCGACGGCGTCACCGACGAAGCGTCCTCGAGCGCCGTCGGCGACAGTTTCGCGATCATCACGCCCGTCGCGCTCGTGCTCGTCCTCGGCGTGCTGGCAGTCACCTACCGCGACGTCGTCGACGTGCTCATCGGACTGTTCGGAATCAGCGTCGTCATGGCCTGGCTCGCCGGGATCATGGGCTGGCTCGAGATCCCCTCGAGTCAACTGCTGATCGCCGTCCCCTTCCTGCTCATCGGGTTGAGCATCGACTACGCGTTACACGTCGTCATGCGCTATCGTGAAGCGAGGGCAGGCATGCTCGAGGATAGTGGTGACGACTCGAGAACTGGGATGCGCGTGGGTCTCGCAGGAGTCGTCCTCGCGCTGGCCGCGGCAACGGTGTCGACCAGTGTCGGCTTCCTCTCGAACGTCGTGAGTCCGTTGCCGGCCATTCAAGACTTCGCAATTTTGAGTGCGGGTGGTATCCTCGCCACGTTCGTCGCCTTCGCAATTCTCGTCCCGGCGCTGAAAGTCGAAGTCGACGCGTTCCTCGAGAATCGATTCGACCGGAATCGCGCGAAACGCCCGTTCGGTGCGAGTTCGGGTGCCGGGAACCGAATTCTCTCCTGGGTCGCCGCGGTGCCGCGACGGGTTCCGCTCGGAGTCGTGTTCGTCGCGTTCCTCCTCGCGACGGGTGGGGCCTACGGGGCGACGACGATCGACACGGAGTTCAACGAGGCGGATTTCCTCCCCGAGGATGCCCCGGAGTGGGCGAAGGCCATGCCGGGACCGCTCGCACCCGATACGTACACGATTAGCGACGACGCGGCGTATCTCGGCGACAACTTCGCCGACCGCGGCGAGGGCGGGCAGACACAGATACTGGTGACCGAGAACATCACCGATCCGGCAGCACTGACGGCGATGGCCGATTCCACCACCACCGACGATGGTGTGTTGAGCGACGACAGTACCGAAGCCGACGACGGAACCATCGTTCTCCGACCCGACGGCGAGGCCGCAATCGACGGTCCGCACTCGGTGATCGACGAAATCGCGAGTGACAACGAAACCGTCGCGAGCGAACTCGAGGCTCGCGATACGACCGGCGACGGGCTCCCGAACGAGGACGTCACCGGCTTCTACGACGTGTTGTTCGATGCCGACGCCGACCGAGCGTCGGACGTGCTCCACCGCGTCGATGGGGAAGGCGAGAGCGACATCGACGACGAGGACGGTGGAACCGACGGCGACGAGGGAGGCGGCAACACCGAGTACGAATCCGCTCGTCTCCTCGTGAACGTCCAGGGTGACGCTTCCGCACAGGACGTCGCCGACGACACGCGCGATGTGGCCGACGAAATCGAGGATACCGCACCCGTCTCGGCCGTCGCGACGGGCGGACCGGTGACGACGGCAGTCGTACAGGATGCGCTCCTCGAGACGCTCGTGCAGGCGTTCGCGGTGACGTTAGTCGTCATCCTCGTCTTCCTGACGGGACTCTACTGGTATCGCCACCGTGCCCCCTCCCTCGGTGCGGTGACGATCGCGCCGGTCGTCGCCGCATTAGCGTGGCTGCTTGGAACGATGGCGCTGCTCGACGTGCCGTTCAACAGCGAAACGGCGGTCATCACGAGTCTCGCGATCGGGTTGGGCGTCGACTACAGCATCCACGTCAGCGAGCGCTTCGTCGCGGAACGAGACGAACGCGAGTCACTCGAGGCCGCGCTCACCGCGACCATCACGGGAACCGGCGGGGCGTTACTTGGCAGCGCGGCGACGACGGCGGCCGGGTTCGGGGTTCTCGCGTTGGCACTCTCCCCGCCGTTGCAACGCTTCGGGCTGGTGACGGGACTGAGCATCGTCTTCGCCTTTATCGCCTGCCTGACCGTGCTGCCGTGTTTGCTCGTGCTCCGCGAGCGAGTTCACGAGCGACTCGGTCGGTATCGGAACTAA
- a CDS encoding HFX_2341 family transcriptional regulator, with translation MQTHIVPVGFDYDRLIAPLVRDQIDVDSVILLEGAVGSEANVEYSRHLSEKLETDFRNLLGASTDRFVLEDVYDYDAAFEQAYDLITAELDRGNEVWVNVAAMPRTVSFAFANAAHSLMVERQEDREGIHTYYTAPEKYLETELAEELREQITLLEDFDAESESVDGDRIDSRLESARDLLSEFDERGTTIGAKEIDGRHIVELPVASFSNVKPFEELILYKLGEDGEFDSVSELAEALARELNEEYTDSFRSKVIYNVDRLGPGGKGYIEREERGKSYRTRLSRIGELWVRAHSGDDSS, from the coding sequence ATGCAAACGCACATCGTTCCGGTCGGCTTCGACTACGACCGGCTGATCGCGCCCCTCGTGCGCGACCAGATCGACGTCGACAGCGTCATTTTGCTCGAGGGAGCCGTCGGCAGCGAGGCCAACGTCGAGTACTCCCGGCACCTCTCGGAGAAACTCGAGACGGACTTTCGGAACCTCCTCGGCGCGAGTACGGACCGGTTCGTCCTGGAAGATGTCTACGACTATGACGCGGCGTTCGAGCAGGCCTACGACCTGATCACGGCGGAACTCGATCGCGGGAACGAGGTCTGGGTCAACGTCGCCGCGATGCCCCGAACCGTCAGTTTCGCGTTCGCGAACGCCGCCCACTCGCTGATGGTCGAACGACAAGAGGATCGCGAAGGCATCCACACCTACTACACGGCCCCCGAGAAGTACCTCGAGACCGAACTCGCCGAAGAGCTTCGCGAGCAGATCACCCTGCTCGAGGACTTCGACGCCGAGTCGGAGTCGGTCGACGGCGACCGGATCGATTCCCGTCTCGAGAGCGCTCGCGACCTCCTCTCGGAGTTCGACGAACGCGGGACGACGATCGGTGCCAAGGAAATCGACGGCCGCCACATCGTCGAGTTGCCCGTCGCCTCGTTTTCGAACGTCAAGCCGTTCGAGGAACTCATCCTCTACAAACTCGGCGAGGACGGCGAGTTCGACTCTGTCTCTGAACTCGCCGAGGCCTTAGCTCGCGAACTCAACGAGGAGTACACCGACAGCTTCCGTTCGAAGGTCATCTACAACGTCGATCGACTCGGGCCGGGCGGCAAAGGCTACATCGAACGCGAAGAACGCGGCAAATCCTACCGCACCAGACTCTCTCGCATCGGCGAGCTATGGGTTCGCGCCCACTCCGGTGACGACTCGAGTTGA
- a CDS encoding Tfx family DNA-binding protein produces the protein MVAVIDEVAALLDDIGFDAETSVLTERQAQVLALRERDESQADIADALGTSRANVSSIESSARENLEKAHETVEFAEALRAPVRVSVPEGTDLYDVPQLVYEACDDQGVKVGHTAPDLMKVVSDAAGSAVSGREVAASLLVGVTADGTVRVRRQE, from the coding sequence GTGGTCGCCGTGATCGACGAGGTAGCGGCGCTGCTCGACGACATCGGGTTCGACGCCGAGACGAGCGTACTCACCGAACGACAGGCGCAGGTGCTCGCGTTACGCGAACGTGACGAATCGCAGGCTGACATCGCGGACGCCCTCGGGACCTCTCGGGCGAACGTCTCATCCATCGAGTCGAGCGCTCGCGAGAACCTCGAGAAGGCCCACGAGACGGTCGAGTTCGCGGAGGCGCTTCGCGCACCGGTTCGCGTTAGCGTTCCTGAGGGAACCGATCTGTACGACGTGCCACAGCTCGTCTACGAGGCGTGTGACGACCAGGGCGTCAAGGTCGGCCACACTGCTCCGGATCTGATGAAGGTGGTCAGCGACGCTGCGGGCTCGGCAGTCTCGGGCCGGGAAGTGGCCGCCTCGTTGCTCGTCGGCGTGACGGCTGACGGAACAGTCCGTGTCCGACGACAGGAGTAG
- a CDS encoding MBL fold metallo-hydrolase, giving the protein MDRISLSNSAFEGDNNAYLLADGEEVVLIDTGDWMETTREQLEAAFADRGLSFANVDRIFLTHWHGDHTGLAGQIQAESDATVYAHEADAALIEGDEGAWQEMHDLQKRYFDQWGMPEAKQEVLLERMVSGDESNDAPTVTTFEDGERFALEGYEHDLEVVHASGHAAGLSMFETTVDGRREVVSGDALLPVYTPNVGGADVRVDNPLEKYLRALQGIVDAEYDRAWPGHRDPIDDPSERAQYIIDHHEERAWRVLDALDRKGPCDTWTVSDDLFGELESIHILHGPGESYAHLEHLERAGTVVREDDEYRLAEGVADELADSEDERWELAY; this is encoded by the coding sequence ATGGATCGAATTTCACTCTCGAATTCGGCGTTCGAAGGCGACAACAACGCCTACCTGTTAGCGGACGGTGAGGAAGTCGTGCTGATCGATACCGGCGACTGGATGGAGACGACGCGTGAGCAACTCGAGGCCGCGTTCGCCGACCGAGGACTCTCGTTTGCCAACGTCGACCGAATCTTTCTCACGCACTGGCACGGCGATCACACCGGGCTCGCAGGGCAGATTCAGGCCGAGAGCGACGCGACGGTGTACGCCCACGAAGCCGACGCAGCGCTCATCGAGGGCGACGAAGGTGCGTGGCAGGAGATGCACGACCTCCAAAAGCGGTACTTCGACCAGTGGGGGATGCCCGAGGCCAAACAGGAGGTCCTCCTCGAGCGAATGGTCTCCGGCGACGAATCGAACGACGCACCGACCGTGACGACGTTCGAAGACGGCGAGCGATTCGCCCTCGAGGGGTACGAACACGACCTCGAGGTCGTCCACGCCTCCGGACACGCCGCGGGGCTATCGATGTTCGAGACGACGGTCGACGGCCGTCGCGAGGTCGTCTCGGGCGACGCGCTGTTGCCCGTTTACACGCCGAACGTCGGGGGTGCCGACGTTCGCGTCGATAATCCACTCGAGAAGTATCTGCGAGCCTTGCAGGGTATCGTCGACGCCGAATACGACCGCGCGTGGCCGGGTCACCGCGATCCGATCGACGACCCATCGGAACGGGCCCAGTACATCATCGACCACCACGAGGAGCGTGCGTGGCGAGTTCTCGACGCGCTCGATCGGAAGGGGCCCTGTGACACCTGGACCGTCAGCGACGACCTCTTCGGCGAACTCGAGAGTATCCACATTCTCCACGGACCCGGTGAATCGTACGCTCACCTCGAGCACTTAGAACGGGCGGGAACCGTCGTCCGTGAAGACGACGAGTATCGGCTGGCGGAGGGCGTCGCCGACGAACTCGCCGACAGCGAGGACGAGCGCTGGGAACTGGCGTACTGA
- a CDS encoding TRAM domain-containing protein yields MADCPLADDCPSYSERISGMGCQHYGDRGGKEWCQHYSQPIDDLKTQPVKSGEEVVIDVVDMHESGAGVGRTDDGFIVMVDGVLPEARARVEITRVHSNHARAEELELLPMDGEESADGDEDADDGEGTVADGEEDESEDAVSRATDRERLGSRENFWGS; encoded by the coding sequence ATGGCAGACTGTCCACTCGCCGACGACTGTCCGAGTTATTCCGAGCGGATCTCGGGTATGGGGTGTCAACACTACGGCGATCGAGGTGGCAAGGAGTGGTGCCAACACTACAGCCAGCCGATCGACGACCTCAAAACCCAGCCCGTCAAGTCCGGGGAAGAGGTCGTCATCGACGTCGTCGATATGCACGAAAGCGGTGCCGGCGTCGGTCGAACCGACGACGGCTTCATCGTCATGGTCGACGGAGTTCTGCCGGAAGCTCGCGCCCGAGTCGAGATCACGCGAGTTCACAGCAACCACGCCCGCGCGGAGGAACTCGAGTTGCTCCCGATGGATGGCGAGGAATCGGCTGACGGAGACGAAGACGCTGACGACGGCGAAGGCACCGTTGCCGACGGTGAGGAGGACGAATCCGAGGACGCCGTCTCGAGGGCGACCGACCGTGAGCGACTCGGTAGTCGCGAGAACTTCTGGGGATCGTAA
- a CDS encoding electron transfer flavoprotein subunit beta/FixA family protein, with protein sequence MKILVTVKEVATVEDEFEINGTEIADQYLGADLNEWDDYAVEEAVQLQEAGIADEVVTVTIGPEDSEQTIRQALAKGADRAVRVWDDSLEDVDLLDVNAKTEILSAVVDAEDPDLVLTGVQAGDDSFGATGVSLAEEIGAQWGAVVNHLEHDLEDVASVRRELEGGVEELTDIELPAVLTIQTGINEPRYASLRGIRQAQRKELDVQSLGDLGLDESATESQLTLTDMYEPESESDVTVWDGSADETAGELGELLRDKGVAP encoded by the coding sequence ATGAAAATCCTCGTTACGGTCAAAGAAGTCGCGACCGTCGAAGACGAGTTCGAGATCAACGGTACCGAGATTGCCGACCAGTACCTCGGTGCAGATCTCAACGAATGGGACGACTACGCCGTCGAAGAAGCCGTCCAGCTCCAAGAAGCTGGCATCGCTGACGAAGTCGTCACTGTCACAATCGGTCCAGAAGACAGCGAACAAACCATCCGGCAGGCGCTCGCGAAAGGCGCAGACCGCGCCGTCCGCGTCTGGGACGACTCCCTCGAGGACGTCGACCTCCTCGACGTCAACGCGAAGACGGAGATCCTCAGCGCCGTCGTCGACGCAGAAGACCCCGACCTCGTGTTGACCGGCGTCCAAGCCGGCGACGACAGCTTCGGCGCGACCGGCGTCTCCCTCGCCGAAGAAATCGGCGCCCAGTGGGGTGCCGTCGTCAACCACCTAGAGCACGACCTCGAAGACGTCGCCTCCGTCCGACGCGAACTCGAGGGTGGCGTCGAGGAACTCACCGACATCGAGCTTCCTGCCGTCTTGACGATCCAGACGGGTATCAACGAACCACGCTACGCCAGCCTGCGTGGCATCCGACAGGCCCAGCGCAAGGAACTCGACGTCCAGAGCCTCGGTGACCTCGGACTCGACGAGAGCGCGACCGAATCCCAGCTTACCCTCACGGACATGTACGAACCAGAGAGCGAGAGCGACGTGACGGTCTGGGACGGCAGCGCCGACGAGACCGCCGGCGAGTTAGGTGAACTGCTTCGCGACAAGGGGGTGGCACCATGA
- a CDS encoding electron transfer flavoprotein subunit alpha/FixB family protein, translating to MTDILAIADHRRGELRDVSYEIITAGRELANETGGDLHLAAISGAVDDFAENLNREGVDAIHTVSHGEEFNHDVYTQAVTQLYDDLAPQYVLIPNSVNGLDYAPAVANQLGLPIVTDTIGLETDGETLIATREMYGGKVETTNELEGESVVTIRSTEWPVAEGTGDAAIEAADVEIDEDAIGSTVNGYEEVAGGDVDISEAEVLVSVGRGIEEEDNIPIIEDLAEALDATVSSSRPIVDNGWLPKNRQVGQSGKVVTPDVYIAIGISGAVQHVAGMKGSDTIVAINTDPNAPIMDIADYAIHDDLFDVVPALTEEFGG from the coding sequence ATGACGGACATTCTCGCCATCGCCGACCACCGCCGCGGCGAACTCCGCGACGTCAGCTACGAGATCATCACCGCCGGCCGCGAACTCGCGAACGAAACCGGCGGCGACCTCCACCTCGCCGCAATCAGCGGCGCTGTCGACGACTTCGCCGAGAACCTCAACCGCGAGGGCGTCGACGCGATCCACACCGTCTCTCACGGTGAGGAGTTCAACCACGACGTCTACACGCAGGCCGTCACCCAACTCTACGACGACCTCGCCCCACAGTACGTTCTCATCCCGAACAGCGTCAACGGCCTCGACTACGCACCCGCCGTCGCCAACCAACTCGGTCTTCCGATCGTCACGGACACGATCGGCCTCGAGACCGACGGTGAGACGCTGATCGCCACCCGCGAGATGTACGGTGGCAAAGTCGAGACGACGAACGAACTCGAGGGCGAGTCGGTCGTCACGATCCGCAGTACCGAGTGGCCCGTCGCCGAAGGAACCGGCGACGCCGCGATCGAAGCCGCCGACGTTGAGATCGACGAGGACGCCATCGGCTCGACCGTCAACGGCTACGAGGAAGTTGCCGGCGGCGACGTCGACATCAGCGAGGCCGAGGTGCTCGTCAGCGTCGGTCGTGGGATCGAAGAAGAAGACAACATCCCGATCATCGAGGACCTCGCCGAGGCCCTAGACGCCACGGTTTCCTCCTCGCGACCGATCGTCGACAACGGCTGGCTGCCAAAGAACCGGCAGGTCGGCCAGTCCGGTAAAGTCGTCACGCCAGACGTCTACATCGCGATCGGTATCTCGGGCGCCGTCCAGCACGTTGCTGGCATGAAGGGGTCGGATACGATCGTCGCGATCAACACGGACCCCAACGCACCGATTATGGACATCGCGGACTACGCGATCCACGACGACCTCTTCGACGTCGTCCCCGCACTGACCGAAGAGTTCGGCGGGTAA
- a CDS encoding MFS transporter, producing the protein MSYRTAVRREIRGLWAGGTGKTLLAIALGWGLLNGTRMIYPVLLPYFSEDFGLTLTTAGLLVTIIWLCYAIGQVPGGILADRYGERRILTISVSIVIVGLGLVLLAPTATVLFLATGFVGFGLSQYPIARMTALSDLYPDRIGSALGVTMAAGDIGQTVLPPIASVLAVWVAWQAGLGYVLPVLGLAAVIIWLTLPTSDSPTDSSEDDADTDWGAVKETFRNPTILFTGVVMFVFLFVWQTFSAFYPTYLTVEKGISPTVAGGLFGLFFAVGVVIKPLAGTAYDRIGIRASLPLVLGGAAVGFALLPSVEGFWPIVGVTVLMSTMLGSGAITQSYLTETIPPEVQGTGLGLIRSSASMLGATGPVVFGWIAEQGYFDEGYILMAVIVGLITLLTLRMPQE; encoded by the coding sequence ATGAGTTATCGAACGGCGGTTCGTCGAGAAATTCGTGGACTGTGGGCCGGCGGCACCGGGAAAACGCTCCTGGCAATCGCCCTCGGGTGGGGGTTGCTCAACGGGACGCGGATGATCTACCCCGTTTTGTTGCCGTATTTCAGCGAGGACTTCGGACTCACGCTGACGACCGCCGGATTGCTCGTCACGATCATCTGGCTCTGCTACGCCATCGGTCAGGTGCCGGGTGGAATTCTCGCGGATCGCTACGGCGAGCGCCGGATTCTGACGATCAGCGTCTCGATCGTGATCGTCGGCCTCGGACTCGTGCTCCTCGCCCCGACGGCGACGGTGTTGTTTCTGGCGACGGGATTCGTCGGATTCGGGCTCTCACAGTATCCGATTGCGCGAATGACCGCCCTCTCTGATCTCTACCCGGATCGAATCGGAAGCGCACTGGGTGTGACGATGGCCGCTGGCGATATCGGACAGACCGTGTTGCCGCCGATCGCGAGCGTGCTCGCCGTCTGGGTTGCCTGGCAGGCCGGACTCGGCTACGTCCTCCCGGTCTTGGGACTCGCCGCCGTCATCATCTGGCTGACGCTACCAACGAGCGACTCGCCGACCGACTCGAGCGAAGACGATGCGGACACGGATTGGGGTGCCGTCAAGGAGACTTTCCGCAATCCGACGATTCTCTTCACGGGCGTCGTAATGTTCGTCTTCCTCTTCGTCTGGCAGACGTTCTCGGCGTTCTATCCGACGTATCTGACCGTCGAGAAGGGAATCTCGCCGACGGTCGCCGGCGGACTGTTCGGGTTATTTTTCGCCGTCGGCGTCGTCATCAAACCCCTCGCCGGGACGGCCTACGATAGGATCGGGATTCGCGCGTCGCTGCCGCTCGTGCTCGGGGGCGCCGCGGTCGGCTTTGCCCTGCTTCCATCCGTCGAGGGGTTCTGGCCGATCGTCGGCGTAACGGTCCTGATGAGCACGATGCTCGGCTCCGGTGCGATTACCCAGTCGTATCTCACCGAAACGATCCCACCCGAAGTTCAGGGTACTGGGCTCGGCCTCATCCGCTCGAGTGCGTCAATGCTCGGCGCGACCGGCCCGGTCGTCTTCGGCTGGATCGCAGAGCAGGGGTACTTCGACGAGGGATACATCCTCATGGCGGTGATCGTCGGGCTCATCACACTCTTGACGCTACGAATGCCCCAGGAGTGA
- a CDS encoding polyprenyl synthetase family protein has product MERLERRRALIEERLVEVVDGLEPDALQEEVRHTALSGGKRVRPMVTVLACETVGGTTTDAVDFGVGIELVHSASLVIDDIIDRSELRRGTTSAWAEFGYGPAIVSSDGLLGEAFALFSADPNAMQVVTEAMVELGVGEATELAAEPESEAEYMTLARRKTGALFRAAAELGAIAADSDPVTVEALGEYAERVGIAFQIRDDVLDAIADPDDLGKPTGHDAALERPSVVQVTDLTPEEANVRARQESDRAIEALERVEVVDPTAREYLLELARFVVERER; this is encoded by the coding sequence ATGGAACGTCTGGAGCGTCGTCGGGCGCTGATCGAGGAGCGCCTCGTCGAGGTAGTCGACGGCCTCGAGCCGGACGCGCTACAGGAGGAAGTTCGTCACACGGCACTCTCAGGTGGGAAACGCGTCCGGCCGATGGTAACGGTGTTGGCCTGTGAAACGGTCGGCGGAACGACGACAGACGCGGTCGATTTCGGCGTCGGAATCGAACTCGTCCACAGTGCGTCACTCGTCATCGACGACATCATCGATCGCTCCGAGTTGCGTCGCGGGACGACCAGCGCGTGGGCCGAGTTCGGCTACGGGCCAGCAATCGTCTCGAGTGACGGATTGCTTGGCGAGGCCTTTGCGCTCTTCTCTGCGGATCCGAACGCGATGCAGGTGGTCACCGAAGCGATGGTCGAACTCGGCGTCGGCGAAGCAACGGAGTTGGCAGCCGAACCCGAGAGCGAAGCGGAGTACATGACACTCGCCCGGCGGAAGACGGGGGCACTCTTTCGCGCCGCCGCCGAACTCGGCGCGATCGCCGCCGATTCGGATCCGGTTACCGTCGAAGCGCTCGGCGAGTACGCCGAACGGGTCGGCATCGCGTTTCAGATCCGAGACGACGTCCTCGACGCGATCGCGGACCCGGACGACCTCGGCAAACCGACCGGCCACGACGCCGCCCTCGAGCGGCCGTCGGTCGTACAGGTGACCGATCTCACACCCGAGGAAGCAAACGTTCGGGCCAGACAGGAGTCGGATCGTGCCATCGAGGCCCTCGAGCGCGTCGAGGTCGTCGACCCGACGGCCAGAGAGTACCTCCTCGAACTGGCGCGGTTCGTCGTCGAACGCGAGCGGTAG
- a CDS encoding DUF373 family protein, with translation MLLVLCVDLDDDLGRKTGFSTPVIGRDPVEEAAVALATADPEDSDVNVIFQGLHIYDDLADRNESVEVAVVTGNDEGDVKANREVGDEVDTVLASVSTAEDVTALVVTDGAQDESVIPIIRSRVPIDGVRRVVVRQAQNLESMYYTIKQVLDDPETRGTVLIPLGILLLIYPLALIGSALDMPGFVLGTTSALLGLYLISRGLGLGERLDDTVERTRRLLYAGRTTLLAYVVAAALFVLGAVSGLDTFDGVQETTPGRVGAPVMLAAFVYGSIQWFAAAALTTSLGQITDEYIAGRFEWRYLNAPFYVISIAFVLHAVSAYFLDVVEMSYLAMALTAGTLLGIVSTLAFAVLESRFAESSDPEQDVEEGTRDFDGA, from the coding sequence ATGCTGTTGGTCCTCTGTGTCGACCTCGACGACGACCTCGGGCGAAAAACCGGGTTTTCGACCCCGGTTATCGGCCGCGACCCCGTCGAGGAGGCAGCCGTCGCACTCGCGACTGCAGATCCGGAGGATTCCGACGTCAACGTCATCTTCCAGGGGTTACACATCTACGACGACCTCGCTGATCGCAACGAGAGCGTCGAAGTCGCCGTCGTCACCGGCAACGACGAGGGCGACGTGAAAGCGAATCGGGAGGTCGGCGACGAGGTCGATACCGTCCTCGCGAGCGTCTCGACTGCCGAGGACGTCACTGCGCTCGTCGTCACCGACGGCGCACAGGACGAATCGGTCATCCCCATCATCCGATCACGGGTTCCCATCGACGGCGTCCGTCGCGTCGTCGTTCGTCAGGCACAGAACCTCGAGTCGATGTACTACACGATCAAACAGGTGCTCGACGACCCCGAAACGCGCGGAACGGTGTTGATCCCACTCGGCATCCTGTTGCTCATCTATCCACTCGCGTTGATCGGCTCCGCACTGGATATGCCCGGATTCGTTCTCGGGACGACGTCGGCGTTGCTCGGGTTGTACCTCATCTCTCGAGGACTCGGTCTCGGCGAGCGACTCGACGACACCGTCGAGCGAACGCGTCGACTGCTCTATGCCGGGCGCACCACGTTGCTCGCCTACGTCGTCGCTGCCGCCCTGTTCGTCCTCGGTGCGGTCAGCGGCCTCGATACCTTCGACGGCGTTCAAGAAACCACGCCCGGCCGAGTGGGTGCACCGGTCATGCTCGCGGCGTTCGTCTACGGCTCGATTCAGTGGTTCGCCGCCGCAGCGCTCACGACCAGTCTCGGACAGATCACCGACGAGTACATCGCAGGTCGCTTCGAGTGGCGCTATCTCAACGCGCCCTTCTACGTCATTTCGATCGCCTTCGTCTTGCACGCCGTCAGCGCGTACTTCCTCGACGTCGTCGAGATGAGCTACCTCGCGATGGCGTTGACCGCCGGCACGCTCCTCGGTATCGTGAGTACGCTCGCGTTCGCCGTCCTCGAGTCCCGATTTGCGGAGTCGAGCGACCCAGAACAAGACGTCGAGGAGGGAACGCGGGATTTCGACGGTGCATAG